One Lacticaseibacillus rhamnosus genomic window carries:
- a CDS encoding LCP family glycopolymer transferase, producing MSKQQKSDLRIKNRKPKRRHPILRAVVLIVLVALFLAGGYAARFYSQAKKAVAKTYDPVSTKTVNSDLNGKKPISILLMGTDTGAFGRTDTGRSDTLMLVTINPKEKKTTMLSIPRDTLAEMVGTGDQSPTYEKINAAYSYGKSDAAIKTVEKLLNVPINYYVTVNMEGLQKIVDAVGGVDVNVPFTWTDANTGGQTFKKGKAHLNGELALAYARMRDEDPEGDYGRQKRQQEVINQIVKHLMSVKSLTNYQKVMDSLSSSMRTNLTFDDMMAIAQNYRSSASTIERKQLQGIGVYIDNAAYQVMKTDTLQKASDEMRAQLGLSKKTLNNFNTHQNEINNSLGFDWTGNNPVYTVSLDGVTTGP from the coding sequence ATGTCCAAGCAACAAAAATCTGATCTACGAATCAAAAATCGCAAACCCAAACGGCGCCATCCAATTTTACGTGCGGTGGTTCTCATTGTGCTCGTGGCGCTTTTTCTGGCGGGTGGCTATGCAGCCAGGTTCTACTCACAAGCAAAAAAAGCAGTTGCGAAGACTTATGACCCGGTTAGCACGAAAACAGTCAATTCCGACCTCAATGGCAAAAAGCCAATCAGTATTCTTTTGATGGGTACCGATACCGGTGCTTTTGGCCGCACGGATACAGGTCGTTCCGACACGTTGATGCTTGTGACCATCAACCCTAAAGAAAAGAAGACAACGATGCTCAGTATTCCCCGCGATACGTTAGCAGAAATGGTGGGGACAGGCGATCAATCACCTACCTATGAAAAAATCAATGCGGCATACTCGTATGGCAAGTCAGACGCGGCGATCAAAACCGTTGAAAAATTACTAAATGTTCCGATTAATTATTACGTGACCGTCAACATGGAAGGACTACAAAAGATTGTCGATGCTGTCGGTGGAGTGGACGTTAATGTGCCGTTTACCTGGACGGATGCGAATACAGGCGGGCAAACCTTTAAAAAAGGTAAGGCGCATCTTAACGGTGAACTCGCTCTTGCCTATGCCCGGATGCGTGATGAAGATCCTGAAGGCGATTATGGCCGGCAAAAACGTCAGCAGGAAGTCATCAATCAGATTGTTAAACACCTGATGTCAGTTAAATCACTGACGAACTATCAGAAGGTTATGGACTCGCTGTCATCTAGCATGCGAACCAATCTTACTTTTGATGACATGATGGCAATCGCCCAAAATTATCGCAGTTCGGCTTCAACGATTGAGCGCAAACAGCTGCAAGGCATTGGTGTTTATATTGATAACGCGGCTTATCAGGTTATGAAGACTGATACGCTTCAAAAAGCATCTGATGAAATGCGTGCTCAGCTAGGCTTGTCAAAGAAGACATTGAATAATTTCAATACCCACCAAAACGAAATTAACAATTCACTTGGGTTCGATTGGACTGGCAATAATCCGGTTTATACGGTTTCACTTGATGGTGTGACCACAGGACCTTGA
- the brnQ gene encoding branched-chain amino acid transport system II carrier protein, which produces MSTQAKLTKRQYLTLGSLLFGMFFGAGNLIFPIHMGQLAGAAWLPAAIGFLLSAVLLPLLSIMAISLTRASSMYDLARPAGHGFALFFLLATHASLGLLIASPRTATVTYAIGIAPFLNKGQQQIGLLIFSFIFFLITFLLARNESKITTYIGKLLNPLLLLLLAIIFFWALLIKGDIRAISFTANAKLITGNLTNGFLQGYNTMDALAGLGFGVTIITALKLMGLHHASSRAKAVAKVGSLAMGLEALIYILLIMLGAISLGFSKITANGGTAFNQIMTHYTGLIGTALLGAMTLLACLTTAIGLVTSFSQDLGHRFPKLGYHFFLPITTIGAFLIANFGLDQIIAYSTPILMLLYPLAIALIMLGLLHPWIGKNTRIYKTTIGFTLVPALLDAIHALPTSLAQLPFFAAIQHFATTFIPWFSVGMDFVPFLIIGFLSGLAAAKLSGAKLAPDLPDPE; this is translated from the coding sequence ATGTCAACGCAAGCTAAGCTCACCAAACGTCAATACCTCACACTCGGTTCTTTGTTATTCGGCATGTTCTTTGGAGCCGGAAATTTAATCTTCCCGATTCATATGGGGCAGCTAGCCGGAGCGGCTTGGCTACCGGCTGCCATCGGATTCTTACTATCGGCCGTTTTACTGCCGCTGCTATCCATCATGGCCATTAGTCTCACCCGTGCGAGTAGTATGTATGATCTCGCTCGTCCAGCAGGCCATGGATTCGCCTTATTCTTCCTGCTTGCCACCCATGCCAGTCTCGGCTTGCTAATTGCTTCGCCAAGAACTGCCACTGTTACTTACGCTATTGGTATCGCACCTTTTCTAAACAAAGGGCAACAGCAAATCGGTTTGTTGATTTTTTCGTTTATTTTCTTTTTGATAACATTTCTGCTTGCCCGCAATGAAAGTAAAATCACGACCTACATCGGTAAGCTGCTGAATCCGCTATTGTTGCTTTTACTGGCCATTATTTTCTTCTGGGCCTTGTTAATTAAAGGCGACATTCGAGCTATTAGCTTCACTGCCAACGCAAAGCTTATCACCGGCAATCTCACCAATGGTTTCTTACAAGGCTACAACACGATGGACGCACTTGCCGGATTGGGCTTTGGCGTTACCATCATTACCGCGCTGAAATTGATGGGATTACATCATGCTTCCAGTCGGGCTAAAGCCGTTGCCAAGGTTGGCTCATTGGCAATGGGACTTGAAGCACTCATCTATATCCTGCTGATTATGTTAGGTGCCATTAGCCTCGGCTTTTCTAAGATCACCGCAAATGGCGGCACCGCGTTTAATCAAATTATGACGCATTACACCGGCCTTATAGGTACTGCCTTGCTCGGAGCGATGACGCTGCTGGCTTGCTTAACCACTGCCATTGGTCTGGTCACCTCTTTTTCACAGGATTTGGGACATCGCTTTCCGAAACTGGGCTATCATTTCTTTCTTCCGATCACAACTATTGGTGCTTTTCTGATTGCCAATTTTGGGCTCGATCAAATTATCGCCTATTCCACGCCGATCTTGATGCTGCTTTATCCATTAGCCATTGCGCTGATTATGTTAGGCTTGCTTCATCCTTGGATTGGCAAGAATACCCGGATTTACAAAACGACGATCGGTTTCACGCTGGTTCCCGCATTGCTTGATGCGATTCATGCCCTGCCGACGAGCTTAGCGCAACTGCCATTCTTCGCAGCCATTCAGCACTTTGCTACCACCTTTATTCCTTGGTTCTCAGTTGGCATGGACTTTGTACCGTTCCTTATCATTGGCTTCTTAAGTGGTCTTGCTGCTGCTAAATTAAGCGGCGCAAAATTGGCACCCGATTTACCTGATCCAGAGTAA
- a CDS encoding DeoR/GlpR family DNA-binding transcription regulator, producing MAMYREKRFEEIKKLLAARNELSIEDIMKAVGVSRDTARRDIVALDAQGVARRTRGGLVSLNFGHTIPSYSTRLKRFSTQKTKMAKAALSLIKAGGVYFIDDSTTLLKLSQSIHHPVTVYTHSLDNAIALSVEERVNLHLFGGKLDHHARFFFEPTMLETLRRIAFDAAFIGATAIAEDGVYFSYMEDAQVKQAAALSARQVVVVSETEKFQIQAPYRGLELGQIDTLITDKKLAQTQKQWFPTKTDFLIGD from the coding sequence GTGGCAATGTATCGGGAGAAGCGGTTTGAAGAAATCAAGAAGCTGTTGGCAGCGCGTAATGAGCTCAGCATCGAAGATATTATGAAGGCTGTTGGCGTTTCTCGTGACACTGCTCGGCGCGATATCGTTGCCTTAGATGCTCAAGGTGTTGCCAGACGTACCCGTGGCGGTTTGGTGTCGTTGAATTTTGGCCACACGATTCCCAGTTATTCGACCCGCTTGAAGCGTTTTTCTACCCAGAAAACCAAAATGGCAAAAGCCGCGTTATCGTTGATTAAGGCGGGCGGCGTCTACTTTATTGATGACTCAACCACGCTTTTGAAATTGTCACAATCGATTCATCATCCGGTCACGGTATATACGCATAGCTTGGACAACGCCATTGCCCTTTCAGTCGAAGAACGGGTTAATTTGCATTTGTTTGGCGGTAAGCTCGATCATCATGCACGGTTTTTCTTTGAACCCACGATGCTGGAGACTTTGCGGCGAATTGCCTTTGATGCTGCGTTTATTGGCGCCACAGCGATTGCCGAAGATGGCGTGTATTTTTCTTATATGGAAGATGCTCAGGTCAAACAAGCGGCGGCGTTATCGGCACGGCAGGTGGTTGTAGTTTCCGAAACCGAAAAATTCCAGATACAGGCACCGTATCGCGGGTTGGAACTTGGACAGATTGATACACTGATTACTGATAAGAAATTAGCGCAAACGCAAAAGCAGTGGTTCCCGACTAAGACGGACTTCTTAATCGGTGATTGA
- a CDS encoding glycosyltransferase family 2 protein, which translates to MVTPLVTIIVPVYNLESYVAHGLKSLLAQTYSHLQIIVIDDASSDRSPQIVTRFAQRDRRIQAILKPVNQGVSAARNSGLEQARGELVAFMDGDDWYEPDFIAHAVDVMTQGWDLIAMPFFRDDPNPRPVQEHLRKAKQLTRKGLIRQMLHPIGYIRGYLWNKVFRRDVIERLQLRFDEQMSIMEDELFTATYVMATRHFLYTGHPAYHHVVRRDSATQSLGVLGAIPQQLYALWRIHQVLRHAHRYEKGTKKEAIKIDH; encoded by the coding sequence ATGGTAACGCCACTTGTGACGATCATTGTGCCGGTTTATAACCTTGAAAGCTATGTGGCGCATGGTTTAAAAAGCCTTTTAGCACAAACTTACTCCCACTTACAGATTATTGTGATCGATGATGCGTCAAGTGATCGCTCGCCGCAGATTGTGACCCGGTTTGCGCAACGGGATCGGCGCATTCAGGCCATCTTAAAGCCGGTGAACCAAGGTGTTTCGGCGGCACGTAATAGCGGACTGGAACAAGCTCGGGGTGAGTTGGTTGCGTTTATGGACGGAGATGACTGGTATGAACCGGACTTCATTGCCCATGCCGTTGATGTGATGACTCAGGGATGGGATCTCATTGCCATGCCGTTTTTTCGTGACGATCCCAATCCACGTCCGGTTCAAGAACATCTGCGTAAGGCGAAGCAATTGACGAGAAAAGGGCTCATCCGGCAGATGCTGCACCCCATTGGTTATATTCGCGGCTATTTATGGAACAAAGTGTTTCGGCGGGATGTGATTGAACGCCTGCAATTACGCTTTGATGAACAGATGTCCATTATGGAAGACGAGCTTTTTACCGCCACATATGTGATGGCAACGCGGCATTTTTTGTATACCGGGCATCCGGCTTATCATCATGTCGTGCGACGGGATTCGGCCACTCAATCGTTAGGTGTTCTGGGGGCAATCCCGCAGCAGCTCTATGCGTTGTGGCGCATTCATCAAGTGTTGCGCCATGCCCACCGCTACGAAAAGGGTACTAAAAAAGAAGCAATTAAAATTGACCATTAA
- a CDS encoding DUF975 family protein, whose translation MTENLMTYRELKHKAKEQLKTGTNRRDLMLAYLLPSLLQAAASIVAYLAILAVIQSFGVEKTLTDPNGFQAYYMQNGNNTGTLNTIQSLVNTMLVQGVNFAVLDLVRHQTRVHPFRAVLGLFNGKWFWGSISLWIFTYFLTLIGFSFLIIPGVLLILGWRQAFWVFKDGHEADQRFSSISALIGSWRLMRGFKANLLGLYVSLIGWYLLENLTFHLFDWAINPYLQLVHANYYENRRAYKMAAQA comes from the coding sequence TTGACCGAGAATTTAATGACTTACCGAGAGCTGAAGCATAAGGCCAAAGAACAACTAAAGACCGGGACGAATCGCCGCGATTTGATGCTGGCCTATCTACTGCCGAGCTTGTTGCAGGCGGCAGCCTCGATTGTTGCTTATTTGGCGATCTTGGCGGTGATTCAGAGCTTCGGGGTAGAAAAAACACTGACAGATCCAAATGGCTTTCAAGCGTATTATATGCAAAACGGCAACAACACCGGGACACTCAATACCATTCAAAGTCTGGTGAATACCATGCTGGTGCAAGGGGTTAACTTTGCAGTACTGGATCTTGTCCGGCATCAGACGCGCGTTCATCCATTTCGTGCGGTATTGGGTCTTTTTAACGGCAAGTGGTTCTGGGGTTCGATTTCGTTATGGATCTTTACCTATTTCCTGACACTTATCGGCTTTTCCTTCCTCATTATTCCAGGTGTTTTGCTGATACTGGGATGGCGGCAGGCTTTTTGGGTTTTCAAAGACGGACATGAAGCAGATCAACGTTTCTCATCGATTTCGGCATTGATCGGCTCATGGCGGCTCATGCGCGGCTTTAAAGCTAATTTGCTCGGGTTGTACGTCTCGTTAATTGGTTGGTACTTGCTGGAAAATCTGACGTTCCACCTTTTTGACTGGGCGATTAATCCCTATCTTCAACTCGTGCACGCTAATTACTATGAGAATCGGCGTGCTTATAAAATGGCGGCGCAAGCGTAG
- the lepB gene encoding signal peptidase I, whose protein sequence is MKNNSHSVLRTILEFLVLFIVIFFATQLLMKYVVSKDVVQGTSMQPTLENGERLYSVRVMQPKRNDIVVINAPDRPKSLYIKRVIGMPGDTVSAKNDKLYVNGKAIAEPYLNHKFARTEINQWASQQGLDSSTIKFTNDFNIKTLSSTKSAKVPAGKYFVMGDNRLVSHDSRDFGFVDKSKIQSVVVWRYWPLNRLKIF, encoded by the coding sequence GTGAAAAATAACAGTCATTCCGTCTTAAGAACGATTCTCGAATTTCTTGTGCTCTTCATCGTCATCTTTTTTGCGACCCAGCTGCTCATGAAATATGTCGTCAGCAAAGATGTTGTCCAAGGCACGTCAATGCAACCGACATTGGAAAACGGCGAACGGCTTTATTCCGTTCGCGTCATGCAGCCCAAACGCAACGATATTGTCGTGATAAACGCACCTGATCGACCAAAATCCCTCTATATTAAACGTGTGATTGGCATGCCAGGTGACACGGTGAGCGCTAAAAACGATAAGCTTTACGTCAACGGAAAGGCCATTGCCGAGCCTTACTTGAATCACAAATTTGCACGAACGGAAATTAATCAATGGGCCAGTCAACAAGGGCTGGATTCCTCCACGATTAAATTCACCAACGATTTCAACATCAAAACCCTATCTTCAACTAAGTCGGCAAAAGTACCTGCTGGCAAGTATTTCGTCATGGGAGATAATCGGTTGGTTTCGCATGACAGTCGTGACTTTGGATTCGTTGATAAGTCCAAAATTCAGTCAGTCGTCGTATGGCGCTATTGGCCGCTAAATCGCTTGAAGATTTTTTAA
- a CDS encoding ADP-ribosylglycohydrolase family protein, with amino-acid sequence MGIMESRLIHGTVGFAIGDALGLPVKGQSQADLAAAPVTTMKGYGTFNQPAGTYSDETGLTLAGLDALQSGFDQAKLIAAYQAWFKNGKHAPYGKRNPDIWPSVATALTTGKATAAPNEPGALIRALPFAFFAYQTFDTDLFKKAEGSRLFQNFVTLTNTDPENMVATAIYTQIAIELLADAPDLPTAIATGITKAGDYFANKQAEQPVFDSFQSLLAAPTSLDATATDPLSLLVRVLHALSTWPDYHDAVLHALALGGATDTAAALTGGLAGLAYGYTSLPHRWCLTLAEYAQIVDLCRQAEKSGFFPKYD; translated from the coding sequence ATGGGGATCATGGAATCTCGTTTGATTCACGGAACGGTTGGGTTTGCAATCGGTGACGCTTTGGGATTACCGGTTAAGGGGCAGTCGCAGGCCGATCTGGCTGCTGCGCCAGTCACGACCATGAAGGGTTATGGCACCTTCAACCAACCAGCCGGCACGTATTCCGATGAAACCGGCCTCACACTTGCCGGCCTAGACGCCTTACAATCCGGCTTTGATCAGGCAAAGCTAATCGCTGCTTACCAAGCGTGGTTTAAAAATGGAAAACACGCACCTTATGGAAAACGCAATCCCGATATTTGGCCTAGTGTGGCAACTGCTTTGACCACTGGAAAAGCTACGGCGGCCCCTAACGAACCAGGGGCATTGATCCGCGCTTTACCATTTGCTTTTTTTGCTTATCAAACGTTTGACACAGATCTATTCAAAAAAGCAGAGGGTAGTCGCCTCTTTCAAAACTTTGTCACCCTCACCAACACCGATCCGGAGAATATGGTAGCAACGGCTATTTACACCCAAATCGCCATCGAATTACTCGCGGATGCCCCGGACCTGCCAACTGCCATCGCTACCGGTATCACCAAGGCGGGCGACTATTTTGCCAATAAGCAGGCGGAACAACCGGTTTTTGACTCATTTCAATCTCTGCTCGCGGCACCCACCTCACTTGATGCTACGGCAACCGATCCTTTAAGTCTGCTCGTTCGGGTGTTGCATGCGCTTTCGACTTGGCCGGATTATCACGATGCCGTCTTACACGCACTTGCACTTGGTGGGGCAACCGACACCGCTGCGGCATTAACCGGCGGCTTGGCTGGGTTAGCCTATGGGTACACAAGCTTACCGCATCGTTGGTGTTTGACACTGGCAGAATATGCCCAGATTGTCGATCTCTGCCGGCAAGCTGAAAAAAGCGGTTTTTTCCCGAAATATGATTAA
- a CDS encoding ABC-F family ATP-binding cassette domain-containing protein, with protein MSVLTVTGLSQRFLDKVLYQDASFQVNIEDHLGVIGQNGVGKSTLIKILTGALTPDAGKIIWQKHLHVGYLDQYANLVPGQTVIEFLRTAFDELYRKEAKMNQIYADYAAHPDDELLAKAGELQQELEAGDFYELETTIQTVAEGLGITAMGMDHPVDALSGGQRSKLILAKLLLEKPDMLLLDEPTNYLDVSHIAWLTDWLQNFEGAFIVISHDFDFLENVTNAVLDIEFGQITKYTGTLKQAMRQKEADHETYLKAFAKQQETIKKTEAFIRKFKAGTRATMAKSREKQLARMDKLTPPGTRAKAHLAFPYMPVNRQMLVDVNDLVVGYDRPLLQPINFSVAKDQVIAFEGFNGVGKSTLLKTILGLLPALGGSVEIADNVTFGYYEQELHWDQPKQSPVQYLQQRFPALTQKTVRQVLSRTALTSEEANNPLTMLSGGEQAKVKLADLMLQTTNILVMDEPTNHLDDDTKNALRTGLQQYPGAVLLVSHEAGFYDHSWVDTVVNVEQLQVKE; from the coding sequence ATGAGTGTTTTAACCGTAACCGGGTTATCGCAGCGGTTTTTAGACAAGGTGTTGTATCAAGATGCCAGTTTTCAGGTGAATATTGAGGATCATCTCGGTGTGATTGGCCAAAATGGCGTCGGGAAAAGTACCTTAATCAAGATTTTGACTGGGGCCTTAACACCGGATGCGGGGAAGATTATCTGGCAAAAGCATCTTCATGTCGGCTATTTGGACCAGTATGCCAATTTGGTGCCGGGACAAACAGTTATTGAGTTTCTGCGGACCGCTTTCGATGAGCTTTATCGTAAAGAGGCCAAGATGAACCAAATCTATGCCGATTATGCGGCTCACCCGGATGATGAGCTTTTAGCGAAGGCTGGTGAATTACAGCAAGAGCTTGAAGCCGGTGACTTTTATGAGCTCGAAACCACGATCCAGACAGTGGCTGAAGGCTTGGGCATCACGGCGATGGGGATGGATCATCCGGTTGATGCTTTGTCTGGCGGCCAACGCTCGAAACTAATCCTGGCGAAACTGTTATTGGAAAAGCCGGATATGTTATTACTGGATGAACCGACGAATTATCTTGATGTTTCGCACATCGCCTGGTTGACTGATTGGCTCCAGAACTTTGAAGGAGCCTTTATTGTGATCTCCCATGATTTTGACTTTCTCGAAAATGTGACCAATGCGGTATTGGATATTGAGTTTGGCCAAATCACCAAATATACAGGGACTTTAAAACAGGCTATGCGTCAAAAAGAAGCTGACCACGAGACGTATCTGAAGGCTTTTGCTAAACAGCAGGAGACGATCAAGAAAACCGAGGCCTTTATCCGCAAGTTCAAAGCCGGCACCCGCGCGACCATGGCTAAAAGTCGGGAAAAGCAATTAGCCCGTATGGATAAATTGACACCCCCGGGTACGCGAGCCAAGGCGCATTTAGCCTTTCCGTATATGCCGGTTAACCGCCAAATGCTAGTGGACGTTAACGATCTAGTCGTTGGATATGATAGGCCTTTGTTGCAGCCGATTAATTTTTCGGTGGCTAAGGATCAGGTGATTGCATTTGAAGGCTTTAACGGTGTTGGTAAGTCAACCTTATTGAAGACGATTCTCGGTTTGTTGCCAGCACTGGGCGGCAGTGTCGAGATTGCCGACAATGTTACTTTTGGCTATTACGAACAAGAACTGCACTGGGATCAGCCTAAGCAAAGTCCGGTTCAGTATTTGCAACAACGCTTTCCGGCCTTGACCCAAAAGACGGTACGCCAAGTGTTGTCACGAACCGCGTTGACAAGTGAGGAAGCCAATAATCCGCTAACGATGCTGTCAGGTGGCGAGCAAGCTAAAGTTAAACTGGCTGATCTTATGTTACAGACAACCAATATTCTGGTGATGGATGAACCAACGAATCATCTAGATGACGACACCAAAAATGCGCTGCGAACCGGACTGCAACAGTATCCCGGCGCCGTTTTACTCGTATCTCATGAAGCAGGCTTCTATGATCATTCCTGGGTCGACACAGTTGTCAATGTCGAACAATTGCAAGTCAAAGAATGA
- a CDS encoding class I SAM-dependent methyltransferase, producing the protein MQEDRDFWNHFAADYAAAEQDSRLPLAHDVTTWMIANGLLPADSLIDLAAGTGRFAIRLAPYVRHLTLIDWSSAMLTYAKIRLKANKKTSMTYLTDDWHQLVSSTSADLVFVSQLPTLLPEELSLLNALARKKVILNFQTQQDDALVRHALTLLGHDMPVAYQADPSRVAGYQNWLSLHQIPFETHTLTYHLEEQTTVSDMLPELGLPVGVKAAERLAKALTGHENPHMPVTDHLTYAYTQLMWHPKN; encoded by the coding sequence ATGCAGGAAGATCGTGATTTTTGGAATCACTTCGCCGCAGACTATGCTGCCGCTGAACAAGATTCCCGGCTACCGCTTGCCCATGATGTGACTACCTGGATGATCGCTAATGGGTTGCTCCCAGCCGACTCATTGATAGACCTTGCTGCCGGTACCGGCCGTTTTGCTATCCGATTGGCCCCGTATGTCCGTCACCTCACCTTAATTGACTGGTCTTCGGCGATGCTTACATATGCAAAAATCCGATTGAAAGCCAACAAAAAAACAAGCATGACTTATCTCACCGATGATTGGCATCAACTTGTTTCATCGACAAGTGCCGATCTTGTCTTTGTCAGTCAACTGCCAACGCTATTGCCGGAAGAGTTATCACTTTTAAACGCTCTGGCGCGAAAAAAAGTCATCCTGAACTTTCAAACACAGCAAGATGATGCTTTGGTTCGCCACGCTCTAACTCTTTTAGGCCACGATATGCCAGTCGCTTATCAAGCCGATCCAAGTCGCGTTGCCGGCTATCAAAATTGGTTAAGCTTACATCAAATTCCATTTGAAACGCACACGCTGACTTACCACCTAGAGGAGCAAACGACTGTCAGTGATATGCTGCCCGAACTTGGTTTACCTGTGGGCGTCAAGGCGGCGGAACGTCTGGCTAAAGCATTGACCGGTCATGAAAATCCGCACATGCCGGTAACCGATCACCTGACCTATGCATATACACAATTGATGTGGCATCCCAAGAATTAA
- a CDS encoding thioredoxin family protein, with amino-acid sequence MPTNATKTTLKSLTARGTVVVDFWAPWCGPCKILEPILTALEAELSGLTIVRYNVEKDPSLPQTMGIMSVPTLVVYQDGHAKEKVTGVYAKEKLKRYFEKKLEAGR; translated from the coding sequence ATGCCAACAAATGCGACAAAGACAACACTAAAATCTTTGACAGCCAGAGGCACTGTTGTTGTTGATTTTTGGGCGCCGTGGTGTGGCCCATGTAAAATACTTGAGCCCATATTAACGGCATTGGAGGCGGAGTTATCAGGCCTAACCATTGTCAGATACAATGTTGAAAAAGATCCTTCCTTACCGCAGACGATGGGTATTATGTCGGTGCCAACGTTGGTGGTTTATCAAGATGGTCATGCCAAGGAAAAAGTGACCGGTGTCTATGCTAAGGAGAAACTCAAACGTTACTTTGAAAAGAAGCTAGAGGCCGGGCGATGA
- a CDS encoding threonine/serine exporter family protein: protein MTNVMKQSKVNDQNQVLATCLLAGRIMIEGGSEMYRVEDTMRRIAVNAGQPDTLVFTTPTGIFASIENQPYIQERPINKRSIDMEKVARVNQLSRSFAAKEIDLGDLHAALTQLDQNTPFFPISWQILSAAVVSVTLMILFAQKYDWFDIPLAAVVGAIGFWVDIKVNTITNIRFISELLGALAVGLTAWIGVRLGWGHSLDNIIIGAIMPLVPGVAITNSIRDMLAGHLLSGMVRGMESILSACAIGVGIAIIFRFF, encoded by the coding sequence ATGACAAACGTGATGAAGCAAAGTAAGGTGAATGACCAAAATCAGGTTCTAGCTACATGCTTATTAGCAGGCCGGATTATGATTGAAGGCGGTTCGGAGATGTATCGTGTGGAAGATACGATGCGGCGAATTGCCGTTAATGCGGGACAGCCGGATACCTTGGTTTTTACCACGCCTACCGGAATCTTCGCCAGCATTGAAAACCAACCCTATATTCAAGAGCGCCCGATTAACAAGCGATCAATTGATATGGAGAAGGTCGCCCGCGTTAATCAATTGTCGCGCTCGTTTGCGGCAAAAGAAATTGATTTGGGTGATTTGCATGCGGCTTTGACGCAGTTGGATCAGAATACCCCGTTTTTTCCAATATCATGGCAGATTCTGAGTGCTGCCGTGGTGAGTGTGACGCTAATGATTCTGTTTGCGCAAAAATATGATTGGTTTGATATCCCCTTAGCAGCTGTTGTTGGTGCGATCGGCTTTTGGGTCGATATCAAGGTTAATACGATCACGAATATCCGTTTTATCAGTGAACTTTTAGGTGCCTTGGCTGTCGGATTAACTGCATGGATTGGCGTCAGGCTGGGATGGGGACATAGCCTCGATAACATTATCATTGGTGCCATTATGCCGTTGGTGCCCGGCGTTGCCATTACGAATTCGATTCGTGATATGTTGGCTGGACACTTGTTATCCGGCATGGTAAGAGGAATGGAATCGATTCTCAGTGCTTGTGCCATTGGGGTTGGCATTGCGATTATTTTTCGATTCTTTTAG
- a CDS encoding threonine/serine exporter family protein: MSWIFALLIQLSFSYLATVAFAIIINVPRKALNLAGWSGMMGWLAYWLLMEAGIGRMMANLTGAFVIGLCGIFFARYKKMPVIIFNIPGFVPLVPGAIAYQAVRAVVMGQLNAALRYVSRVIMIAGAIAVGFMLAQLLSELLYRRAVLKPKK, translated from the coding sequence TTGTCATGGATATTCGCGTTACTTATTCAGCTATCTTTTAGTTATTTGGCAACGGTGGCGTTTGCGATTATCATTAATGTCCCGCGAAAGGCGCTTAATCTCGCTGGTTGGTCGGGAATGATGGGTTGGTTGGCATACTGGCTGTTGATGGAAGCAGGAATCGGGCGGATGATGGCGAATCTGACTGGCGCATTTGTCATTGGGTTATGCGGCATTTTTTTTGCCCGCTATAAAAAGATGCCCGTGATTATTTTTAATATCCCGGGATTTGTTCCGCTTGTGCCTGGCGCAATTGCTTATCAGGCAGTGCGTGCAGTCGTGATGGGGCAATTGAATGCCGCCTTGCGTTATGTGAGCCGCGTCATCATGATTGCGGGTGCGATTGCTGTTGGCTTCATGTTGGCGCAACTGCTGTCGGAATTATTATACAGACGCGCTGTTTTGAAACCCAAAAAGTGA